The following proteins are co-located in the Salinigranum halophilum genome:
- a CDS encoding DUF5615 family PIN-like protein produces the protein MPVADGLRRRGWTVHTAREEGTLGDPDRDQLTYAVERDWVRLTFDDDFLSLVEGEGLDHAGIVFVRQQGRQIGDVVKAVDAHLQERFSDDDSIEYL, from the coding sequence ATTCCAGTCGCGGATGGACTCCGTCGCCGCGGGTGGACGGTTCACACGGCCAGAGAGGAGGGGACGCTGGGCGACCCCGACCGGGACCAACTGACGTACGCCGTCGAACGCGACTGGGTTCGCCTGACGTTCGACGACGACTTCCTCTCACTCGTCGAAGGGGAAGGACTCGACCACGCCGGAATCGTCTTCGTTCGGCAGCAGGGACGTCAAATCGGCGATGTGGTGAAAGCCGTCGATGCGCACCTGCAGGAGCGGTTCTCCGACGACGACTCTATCGAGTACCTGTAG
- a CDS encoding DUF433 domain-containing protein, which yields MGIVRDSAHSNGAPTVEGTGIRVKDIAVAYEHSGYEPDEITQLYPDLTLADVHRALAYYYDHIDDFRSSSSEPASA from the coding sequence ATGGGAATCGTCCGGGACAGCGCACACAGTAACGGTGCGCCGACTGTCGAGGGAACGGGTATCCGTGTGAAAGACATCGCCGTCGCGTACGAGCACAGCGGCTACGAACCGGACGAAATCACACAGCTCTATCCGGACCTCACGCTCGCGGACGTCCACAGAGCACTCGCGTACTACTACGACCACATCGACGACTTCCGGTCCAGTTCTTCTGAACCCGCATCCGCATGA